The following are encoded together in the Monodelphis domestica isolate mMonDom1 chromosome 5, mMonDom1.pri, whole genome shotgun sequence genome:
- the LOC100021001 gene encoding mortality factor 4-like protein 1, producing the protein MAPKQSPKPEFQEGERVLCFHGPLLYEAKCLKLATEDKQVRYLIHYSGWNKNWDEWVPENRVLKYSEANLQKQRDLQRANQEQRARGAPQGRKGSAAVAAASLQQQQQNVETLFQNIRITPSTSSSMATAMAKVEAPGRQTRKCKQKSGPREGGSGGAGASTSASTSTSMARGTGQPLQRRRTRGHSSARAEGTSAASSEAKVQIPERLKPLLVEDWDLVTKQKLLFSLPARKNVDSILEDYVTYQKARGEQDNTVYAAEDLVGGIRAHFNALLGTQLLYEFERPQYAEILANHPDVPMSQLYGAPHLLRLFVPIGEVLAHSSFDEKSLALLFNYLHDFLKYLAKNPSAFFNASEYKVAPPEYRQKVA; encoded by the coding sequence ATGGCGCCCAAGCAGTCCCCGAAGCCCGAGTTCCAGGAGGGCGAGCGTGTGCTGTGTTTCCACGGGCCACTTCTCTACGAGGCCAAATGCTTGAAGCTGGCCACCGAGGACAAGCAGGTGCGCTACCTGATTCACTACAGTGGCTGGAACAAAAACTGGGACGAGTGGGTTCCGGAAAACCGAGTCCTCAAGTACTCTGAGGCCAACCTGCAGAAACAGCGCGACCTTCAGAGAGCCAACCAGGAGCAGCGGGCTCGTGGGGCTCCCCAGGGCCGCAAGGGCAGCGCCGCGGTCGCCGCGGCCTctctgcagcagcagcagcagaacgTGGAGACGCTCTTCCAGAACATTCGCATCACGCCCTCCACCTCCTCATCCATGGCCACGGCCATGGCCAAAGTGGAGGCCCCGGGCCGCCAAACCAGAAAGTGCAAGCAGAAAAGTGGCCCGAGAGAAGGGGGCAGCGGCGGCGCCGGCGCCAGCACCAGCGCCAGTACCAGCACCAGCATGGCCAGGGGGACTGGCCAGCCGCTTCAGAGAAGAAGGACCCGAGGCCATTCCTCTGCCAGGGCCGAAGGGACTTCAGCCGCCAGCTCAGAGGCCAAAGTCCAGATCCCGGAGAGGCTGAAGCCGCTGCTGGTGGAGGACTGGGACCTGGTCACCAAACAAAAGTTGCTGTTTTCCCTTCCTGCCAGAAAGAACGTGGATTCAATCCTGGAGGATTATGTCACCTACCAGAAAGCACGGGGAGAGCAGGATAACACGGTGTATGCTGCAGAGGACTTGGTGGGGGGAATCAGAGCCCACTTCAATGCCCTGTTGGGCACCCAGCTCCTCTACGAGTTCGAAAGACCCCAGTATGCTGAGATCCTCGCTAACCACCCTGATGTCCCCATGTCTCAGCTCTACGGAGCTCCCCACCTGCTGAGACTATTTGTCCCCATTGGAGAAGTGCTGGCCCATTCTTCTTTTGATGAGAAGAGTCTGGCTTTGTTGTTCAACTATCTGCACGATTTCTTAAAATACTTAGCAAAGAATCCTTCTGCTTTTTTTAATGCCAGTGAGTACAAAGTTGCTCCTCCTGAATATCGTCAAAAAGTTGCCTAA